The following proteins are co-located in the Callithrix jacchus isolate 240 chromosome 10, calJac240_pri, whole genome shotgun sequence genome:
- the NDUFV1 gene encoding NADH dehydrogenase [ubiquinone] flavoprotein 1, mitochondrial, with the protein MLAARRLLGGSLPARVSVRFSGDTTAPKKTSFGSLKDEDRIFTNLYGRHDWRLKGALSRGDWYKTKEILLKGPDWILGEIKTSGLRGRGGAGFPTGLKWSFMNKPSDGRPKYLVVNADEGEPGTCKDREIMRHDPHKLVEGCLVGGRAMGARAAYIYIRGEFYNEASNLQVAIREAYEAGLIGKNACGSGYDFDVFVVRGAGAYICGEETALIESIEGKQGKPRLKPPFPADVGVFGCPTTVANVETVAVSPTICRRGGTWFAGFGRERNSGTKLFNISGHVNHPCTVEEEMSVPLKELIEKHAGGVTGGWDNLLAVIPGGSSTPLIPKSVCETVLMDFDALVQAQTGLGTAAVIVMDRSTDIVKAIARLIEFYKHESCGQCTPCREGVDWMNKVMARFVRGDAQPAEIDSLWEISKQIEGHTICALGDGAAWPVQGLIRHFRPELEERMQRFAQQHQARQTAS; encoded by the exons ATGCTGGCGGCACGGCGGCTGCTCGGCGGGTCCCTCCCCGCCCGGGTATCTGTGCGTTTCAGCGGCGACACG ACAGCACCCAAGAAAACCTCATTTGGCTCGCTGAAGGATGAAGACCGGATATTCACCAACCTATATGGCCGTCATGACTGGAG GCTGAAAGGTGCCCTGAGTCGAGGTGACTGGTACAAGACAAAGGAGATCCTGCTGAAGGGGCCTGACTGGATCCTGGGCGAGATCAAGACATCGGGTTTGCGGGGCCGTGGAGGTGCTGGCTTCCCCACGGGCCTCAAGTGGAGCTTCATGAATAAGCCCTCAGATGGCAG GCCCAAGTATCTGGTGGTGAACGCAGATGAGGGGGAGCCGGGCACCTGCAAGGACCGGGAGATAATGCGCCATGATCCTCACAAGCTGGTGGAAGGCTGCCTGGTGGGGGGCCGGGCCATGGGCGCCCGCGCCGCCTATATCTATATCCGAGGGGAGTTCTACAATGAGGCCTCCAATCTGCAG GTGGCCATCCGAGAGGCCTATGAGGCAGGTCTGATTGGCAAGAATGCCTGTGGCTCTGGCTATGATTTTGATGTGTTTGTGGTGCGAGGGGCTGGGGCCTACATCTGTGGAGAGGAGACGGCACTCATCGAGTCCATCGAGGGCAAGCAGGGCAAGCCCCGCCTGAAGCCCCCCTTCCCCGCAGACGTGG GAGTGTTTGGCTGCCCCACAACTGTGGCCAATGTGGAGACAGTGGCAGTGTCTCCCACCATCTGCCGCCGTGGGGGTACCTGGTTTGCTGGCTTTGGCAGAGAGCGCAACTCGGGCACCAAACTATTCAACATCTCTGGCCACGTCAACCACCCTTGCACTGTGGAGGAGGAGATGTCGGTGCCCCTGAAGGAACTGATTGAGAAGCATGCTG GGGGTGTCACTGGTGGCTGGGACAACCTCCTTGCTGTGATCCCTGGTGGCTCGTCTACCCCACTGATCCCCAAGTCTGTGTGTGAGACTGTGCTGATGGACTTCGACGCACTGGTGCAGGCACAGACAGGCCTGGGCACAGCCGCGGTGATCGTCATGGACCGCTCG ACGGACATCGTGAAAGCCATCGCCCGCCTCATTGAGTTCTATAAGCACGAGAGCTGTGGCCAGTGCACCCCATGCCGCGAGG GTGTGGACTGGATGAACAAGGTGATGGCTCGTTTTGTGAGGGGGGACGCCCAGCCAGCTGAGATCGACTCCCTGTGGGAGATCAGCAAGCAGATTGAAGGCCACACCATCTGCGCCCTGGGGGACGGGGCTGCCTGGCCTGTGCAG GGTCTGATCCGCCACTTTCGGCCGGAGCTCGAGGAGCGGATGCAGCGGTTTGCCCAACAGCACCAGGCCCGACAGACTGCCTCTTAG
- the NUDT8 gene encoding LOW QUALITY PROTEIN: mitochondrial coenzyme A diphosphatase NUDT8 (The sequence of the model RefSeq protein was modified relative to this genomic sequence to represent the inferred CDS: inserted 2 bases in 1 codon): protein MLPDWLSAEGEMRCRRLLATATARLRTRPASAAVLVPLCSVRGVPALLYTLRSSRLIGRHQGDVSFPGGKCDPADQDVVHTALRETQEELGLAVPQEHVWGLLRPVYDRQKATVVPVLAGVGPLDPQSLRPNSEEAPMAGTVAEGGRPSRVSMQEHMAIDVSPGPIRPIRLISHYFPHFYPFAEPVLHPSDPCSTAASAIRSAPQPQPDPEPEGDSDDSTALGTLEFTLLFDADNSALHCTAHRAKGLKPLASGSMDTYVKANLLPGASKASQLRTRTVRATKVPVWEETLTYHGFTHQDAAGKTLRLCVCEDPWFRRRRRAPPLGELRVPLRKLVPNQARSFDICLEKWRLTKRSKSLDTARGMSLYQEEVEXQVAGEERGRVLLSLCYSSQRGGLLVGVLRCAHLAPMDANCYSDPFVRLFLHPNTGKKSKFKTSVRRKTLNPEFNEEFFYSGPREELAQKTLLVSVWDYDLGTADDFIGGVQLGSHASGERLQHWLECLGHSDHRLELWHLLDSRPVQLSN from the exons ATGCTGCCGGACTGGCTGTCGGCCGAGGGCGAGATGCGCTGCCGCCGGCTGCTGGCGACGGCCACGGCCCGGCTCCGCACGCGGCCTGCGTCGGCCGCGGTGCTCGTGCCGCTCTGCTCAGTGCGCGGGGTCCCGGCGCTGCTGTACACTCTGCGGTCCAGCCGCCTGATCGGGAGACACCAGGGCGACGTCAG TTTCCCAGGCGGCAAGTGCGACCCAGCTGACCAAGACGTGGTGCACACGGCCTTGCGGGAAACCcaggaggagctgggcctggcAGTGCCCCAGGAGCACGTGTGGGGCCTGCTGCGGCCTGTGTATGATCGG CAAAAGGCCACTGTGGTGCCAGTGCTTGCCGGTGTGGGCCCACTGGATCCCCAGAGCCTCAGGCCCAACTCTGAGGAG GCCCCCATGGCAGGTACTGTGGCAGAAGGTGGGCGGCCTTCCCGGGTGAGCATGCAGGAGCACATGGCCATCGATGTGAGCCCTGGCCCCATCCGGCCCATCCGCCTCATCTCCCACTACTTCCCCCACTTCTACCCTTTTGCGGAGCCCGTCCTGCACCCTTCGGACCCTTGTTCCACAGCGGCATCTGCCATTCGCTCTGCACCCCAGCCACAGCCCGACCCAGAGCCAGAGGGAGACTCAGATGACAGCA CTGCCCTGGGCACCCTGGAGTTCACACTTCTTTTTGATGCGGACAACAGTGCCCTGCACTGCACAGCTCATCGTGCCAAG GGCCTCAAGCCATTGGCCTCAGGCTCCATGGACACCTATGTCAAAGCCAATCTGCTGCCAGGGGCCAGCAAA GCCAGCCAGCTTCGGACACGCACCGTTCGGGCCACAAAGGTACCTGTCTGGGAGGAGACACTCACCTACCACGGCTTTACCCACCAGGATGCTGCAGGCAAGACCCTTAG GCTATGTGTGTGTGAGGACCCATGGTTTCGGCGACGGCGGCGGGCACCTCCCCTGGGGGAACTGCGGGTACCCCTGAGGAAGCTGGTGCCCAACCAAGCCAGGAGCTTCGACATCTGTCTGGAGAAGTGGAGGCTG ACCAAGAGGTCCAAGAGCCTGGACACAGCCCGTGGCATGTCCCTCTATCAG gaggaggtgga acaggtgGCCGGGGAGGAACGTGGGCGCGTCCTGCTGTCGCTGTGCTACAGCTCTCAGCGGGGCGGCCTGCTGGTGGGGGTGCTGCGCTGCGCCCACCTAGCCCCCATGGATGCCAACTGTTACTCAGACCCCTTCGTGCGCCT TTTCCTGCATCCAAATACAGGGAAGAAATCTAAATTCAAGACCAGTGTTCGCAGAAAGACCCTGAACCCAGAGTTCAATGAG GAATTCTTCTACTCAGGCCCACGGGAAGAGCTGGCCCAGAAGACGCTGCTGGTGTCTGTGTGGGACTATGACCTGGGCACAGCTGACGACTTCATTG GCGGGGTGCAGCTGGGCAGTCATGCCAGTGGGGAGCGCCTGCAGCACTGGCTTGAGTGCCTGGGCCACAGCGACCACCGCCTAGAGCTGTGGCATCTGCTGGACAGCAGGCCTGTCCAGCTCAGCAACTAG
- the TBX10 gene encoding T-box transcription factor TBX10, whose protein sequence is MAAFLSAGLGILASSETYPLPTTSSGWEPRLGSPFPSVPCTSSTGAQARAEPTGQGPKNPRVSSVMVQLEMKPLWEEFNQLGTEMIVTKAGRRMFPPFQVKILGMDSLADYALVMDFIPLDDKRYRYAFHSSAWLVAGKADPATPGRVHFHPDSPAKGAQWMRQIVSFDKLKLTNNLLDDNGHIILNSMHRYQPRFHVVFVDPRKDSERYAQENFKSFIFTETQFTAVTAYQNHRITQLKIASNPFAKGFRESDLDSWPVAPRPLLSVPAWSHSSLSPCLLKGATEREKDPKEASATTSKTPVQLHQQLLPPPEALLAPATYRPITYQSLYSGAPSHLRIPRTRPAPYRLPNIRADRDQGGLPLPTGLGLLSPTAVCLGPGQDSQ, encoded by the exons ATGGCAG CCTTCCTGTCTGCTGGCCTTGGCATACTTGCATCTTCAGAGACTTACCCCCTACCCACAACCAGCTCTGGTTGGGAGCCTCGGCTGGGGTCCCCATTCCCATCAGTCCCTTGCACCAGCTCTACTGGGGCCCAAGCTAGGGCAGAGCCCACTGGGCAAGGCCCCAAGAACCCGCGTGTGTCCAGTGTGATGGTTCAGCTGGAGATGAAGCCTCTGTGGGAGGAATTCAACCAGCTGGGCACAGAGATGATTGTCACCAAGGCAGGCAG GAGGATGTTCCCGCCCTTCCAGGTGAAGATCCTGGGCATGGACTCCCTGGCTGACTACGCCTTGGTCATGGACTTCATCCCCCTGGACGACAAGAGATACAG GTACGCCTTCCATAGCTCGGCCTGGCTGGTGGCGGGCAAGGCAGACCCGGCCACACCTGGCCGCGTGCACTTCCATCCTGACTCGCCAGCCAAAGGTGCCCAGTGGATGCGCCAGATTGTGTCCTTCGACAAACTCAAGCTGACTAACAACCTGCTGGATGACAACGGCCAC ATCATTCTCAACTCCATGCACCGCTACCAGCCCCGTTTCCACGTGGTCTTCGTGGACCCACGCAAGGACAGTGAGCGCTATGCCCAGGAGAACTTCAAGTCCTTCATCTTCACGGAGACCCAGTTCACAGCTGTGACGGCGTACCAGAACCACAGG ATCACCCAGCTGAAAATCGCCAGCAATCCTTTTGCCAAGGGCTTTAGAGAGAGTGACCTGGACTCCTG GCCTGTGGCCCCACGGCCCCTGCTCAGTGTCCCAGCTTGGAGTCACAGCAGCCTCAGTCCCTGTTTGCTGAAGGGTGccacagagagggagaaag ACCCCAAGGAAGCTTCAGCTACCACCTCCAAGACCCCTGTTCAGCTCCACCAACAGCTGCTGCCCCCACCTGAGGCCCTGCTGGCCCCAGCCACCTACAGGCCCATCACCTATCAGAGCCTGTACTCTGGAGCCCCAAGCCACCTGAGGATTCCAAGGACCCGACCGGCACCATACCGCCTCCCCAACATCCGGGCCGATAGGGATCAAGGAGGCCTGCCTCTGCCAACTGGGCTGGGGCTCCTGTCCCCCACTGCAGTGTGCCTAGGGCCTGGCCAGGACTCCCAGTGA